In Mycoavidus cysteinexigens, a genomic segment contains:
- a CDS encoding SWIM zinc finger family protein gives MSFYEGGWAPYVSVAERRAKAQRKLKSLEKKGRVCQPVTIEGRAIARTFWGKKWGDNLETYSDYASRLPRGRSYVRHGSVVDLKIKAGKITALVFGSEMYTVNIRVDALEAELWQSILRECAGQVASLVELLQGRLSNSVMEVVTRHGAGLFPLPQQIDFDCSCYDSASMCKHIAATLYGVGARLDSQPELLFVLRHVDPLELIRQAGNVALTDAQLEPHQQLDTSDLSALFGIELNESPVTISSSSLAAKAPAVTAKRSGKPARSLDPKVVTNKVTPVQPEPAKKKMTTLRQKSAKTVTPSGLMVRGIPRHMQQSWLKSGILLHTDERGVYRTTKHTERRIEDYLNYKKHTARAGPNSG, from the coding sequence ATGAGTTTTTATGAGGGTGGTTGGGCACCTTATGTATCGGTCGCGGAACGACGCGCCAAAGCGCAACGAAAACTGAAATCGCTTGAAAAAAAAGGGCGAGTCTGTCAGCCAGTCACCATTGAGGGGCGCGCTATCGCTCGTACTTTCTGGGGCAAGAAATGGGGCGACAATCTCGAAACCTACAGCGATTATGCTAGCCGATTACCGCGTGGACGCAGCTACGTGCGGCATGGTTCAGTGGTTGACCTGAAAATCAAAGCAGGCAAAATTACGGCGCTGGTTTTTGGATCAGAAATGTACACTGTTAACATTAGAGTAGACGCATTGGAGGCGGAACTCTGGCAATCGATTTTGCGTGAATGCGCGGGTCAGGTTGCATCGCTGGTGGAGTTGTTGCAGGGGCGTTTGTCGAACTCCGTTATGGAAGTGGTCACGCGTCATGGCGCAGGCTTGTTTCCGCTCCCGCAGCAGATTGATTTTGATTGCAGCTGCTACGATTCAGCGTCCATGTGCAAACATATTGCCGCGACATTGTATGGTGTAGGTGCTCGCCTTGATAGTCAGCCGGAATTGTTATTTGTTTTGCGCCATGTCGATCCGCTGGAATTAATTCGGCAAGCGGGTAACGTAGCGCTAACCGATGCACAGTTGGAACCGCACCAGCAACTGGATACATCAGATCTGTCAGCATTATTTGGTATCGAATTGAACGAATCACCGGTTACGATATCTTCATCTTCTTTGGCGGCGAAGGCTCCTGCTGTCACGGCCAAGCGCTCTGGTAAGCCGGCCCGCTCGCTTGACCCAAAGGTGGTTACGAATAAAGTAACGCCGGTTCAGCCTGAACCGGCAAAGAAAAAAATGACAACCCTGCGCCAGAAATCAGCAAAGACCGTCACCCCAAGTGGTCTGATGGTGCGCGGCATACCTCGCCATATGCAGCAAAGCTGGCTCAAATCTGGCATCCTGCTACATACTGACGAACGCGGCGTATATCGCACAACAAAGCACACAGAAAGACGAATCGAGGATTATCTAAATTATAAGAAGCACACGGCAAGAGCTGGCCCTAACTCGGGTTAG
- a CDS encoding DEAD/DEAH box helicase → MPMPKVVKEHLSKGNGSPLPSEVDDSARPYANSKESALALKISPTGHIHLASVAEHSDLSPAAATRIRQAFERSSSHGLLHLGAVELATWLPSSLAFGRELGHLFMARLCAIPDLTHQWDSAEIVPPRYELEKLAASIPLMIGAQYLDVAGLEILWADLHAAARTEISDENGDVQIWLQRKHSSWNLVGRVCFHLAENKNNEQAPFAFLATYAAGVSQQSQVQHQALGKALQEYAGVGDRNTLLRLLLPVNKAAEQSPWLKVLVDSGAIFRPIAWTPSDAYQFLRNVPLFEACGIVVRIPDWWKPHQPSRPQVQVNIGSRAAGMGLTAMLDFNVSLSLDGEVLSSAELEQLLAAGDGLVRLKGRWVEFDREKLDGVLAHWQKVEQEAAGEGISFLHGLRLLAGAAVEGNDIAALSHNTADWSTVVAGDWLKDALEGLRNPQNAHRKAHPGPELKAQLRSYQQDGVQWLWWLNRLSLGGCLADDMGLGKTVQVIALFLLAKREADPGPHLLVLPASLIGNWQAEMARFAPTLRTFVAHSSARPGKALATLFAGQLTEWDVVITSYGNLIRLPWLLEIHWSLVVLDEAQSIKNPGARQTQAAKALKSRVRFALTGTPVENQLTDLWSLFDFICPGLLGSDKTFSRFARLLEQNEKVGYAPLRKLVQPYILRRLKSDKRIISDLPDKTEVKAYCALSRLQASLYQKAVDALAKQIENLDGIARRGAVLAFLLRFKQICNHPSQWLGDGAYAPDDSGKFARLRELAEAIAARQEKVLIFTQFQEMTGPLMEFLQEVFGRPGLLLHGATPVKTRKSLVDQFQQEQGPPFFVLSIKAGGTGLNLTAASHVIHFDRWWNPAVENQATDRAYRIGQKKNVLVHKFICRGTVEEKIDELIEAKLGLSNDILAGSGEMLLTEMNNEALLKLVSLDISSAIEDK, encoded by the coding sequence ATGCCGATGCCTAAAGTAGTAAAAGAACATTTAAGCAAAGGGAATGGTAGTCCCCTCCCATCTGAGGTTGACGATTCTGCGCGGCCCTACGCTAACTCTAAAGAAAGTGCTCTGGCCCTTAAAATATCTCCGACGGGACACATCCATCTGGCGTCTGTTGCAGAGCATTCTGATTTATCCCCAGCGGCCGCCACGCGCATCCGCCAAGCATTCGAGCGCAGCAGCAGCCACGGACTACTCCACTTGGGCGCAGTGGAATTGGCAACGTGGTTGCCGTCTTCTCTGGCATTTGGTCGCGAGTTAGGCCATCTATTCATGGCACGTTTGTGTGCGATTCCGGATTTAACGCATCAGTGGGACAGCGCCGAGATTGTCCCCCCTCGCTATGAACTGGAAAAGCTAGCAGCGTCCATTCCACTGATGATCGGAGCACAATATCTGGATGTAGCCGGCTTGGAAATTCTTTGGGCTGATCTGCACGCCGCGGCGCGCACAGAAATCTCAGACGAAAATGGCGACGTACAGATATGGCTGCAGCGTAAGCACTCAAGTTGGAATTTGGTTGGACGCGTTTGTTTTCATCTCGCTGAAAATAAAAATAATGAGCAGGCACCATTCGCCTTTCTCGCTACCTATGCAGCGGGCGTATCACAACAATCACAGGTGCAGCACCAAGCGCTAGGAAAAGCGTTGCAAGAGTACGCTGGCGTAGGCGACCGCAACACCCTACTGAGGCTGCTGCTGCCGGTGAACAAGGCAGCCGAGCAGAGTCCATGGTTAAAAGTGCTGGTGGACTCCGGCGCTATTTTTCGTCCAATCGCGTGGACACCCTCTGACGCTTATCAATTCCTGCGTAACGTTCCACTCTTCGAGGCGTGTGGCATCGTGGTGCGCATTCCCGATTGGTGGAAACCCCATCAGCCGTCACGACCGCAGGTACAGGTGAATATTGGTAGCCGTGCCGCCGGTATGGGGCTGACTGCGATGCTCGATTTCAATGTGTCGCTGTCGCTCGATGGCGAGGTGCTTTCGTCTGCTGAATTGGAACAGCTGCTCGCTGCCGGCGATGGCTTGGTGCGATTAAAAGGACGCTGGGTTGAATTCGATCGAGAAAAGCTCGATGGGGTACTCGCACATTGGCAAAAAGTAGAGCAAGAGGCGGCTGGTGAGGGTATTTCGTTCCTGCATGGTTTACGCTTGTTAGCCGGTGCCGCAGTGGAAGGCAATGATATAGCCGCGCTATCGCACAATACTGCAGATTGGTCTACTGTCGTAGCGGGTGACTGGCTAAAGGACGCGTTGGAAGGGCTGCGCAACCCGCAAAATGCGCACCGCAAAGCGCATCCCGGACCGGAGCTAAAGGCACAGCTACGCTCCTACCAACAAGATGGCGTGCAGTGGTTATGGTGGTTGAATCGCCTAAGCTTAGGAGGATGCCTGGCGGACGATATGGGTCTAGGAAAGACCGTGCAAGTCATCGCACTGTTCTTACTGGCAAAACGGGAAGCCGATCCCGGTCCGCATTTGCTGGTATTGCCCGCATCATTGATCGGCAACTGGCAAGCTGAAATGGCCCGCTTTGCGCCTACCTTACGCACGTTTGTTGCACATTCCTCTGCACGACCAGGCAAAGCCCTTGCGACACTATTTGCCGGACAACTCACCGAGTGGGATGTTGTGATAACCAGTTACGGTAACTTGATCCGGCTACCCTGGCTACTCGAGATCCACTGGTCGCTGGTGGTACTGGATGAAGCACAGAGCATCAAAAATCCGGGGGCACGGCAGACGCAAGCGGCCAAGGCATTGAAGAGCCGGGTGCGGTTTGCATTGACTGGGACACCCGTGGAAAACCAGCTGACCGATTTATGGTCACTGTTTGATTTTATTTGTCCTGGTCTATTGGGCTCAGACAAAACGTTCAGTCGTTTCGCACGTCTTCTAGAGCAAAACGAGAAGGTTGGTTACGCGCCGTTGCGCAAACTGGTTCAACCTTATATTCTGCGCCGTCTGAAAAGCGATAAGCGCATTATTTCCGACCTGCCGGACAAAACTGAGGTTAAGGCTTATTGCGCACTCAGTCGACTGCAAGCCAGCCTATACCAAAAAGCAGTCGATGCGCTGGCCAAGCAGATCGAAAACCTGGATGGCATCGCCAGGCGAGGGGCAGTGCTGGCTTTCCTGCTGCGCTTCAAACAGATCTGCAATCATCCATCCCAATGGCTAGGCGATGGTGCTTATGCGCCGGATGACAGCGGAAAATTTGCCCGTTTGCGCGAACTTGCAGAAGCCATCGCGGCACGGCAAGAAAAAGTTCTGATATTTACCCAATTCCAGGAAATGACGGGACCGTTAATGGAATTTTTACAAGAGGTGTTTGGGCGACCTGGATTGCTGTTGCATGGCGCGACACCTGTCAAAACACGCAAGTCGTTGGTTGATCAGTTTCAACAAGAACAAGGACCGCCGTTTTTTGTACTTTCCATCAAAGCGGGGGGCACTGGTCTTAATCTGACGGCGGCATCGCACGTCATTCATTTCGATCGCTGGTGGAATCCTGCGGTGGAAAATCAAGCGACCGATCGTGCCTACCGCATCGGCCAGAAAAAAAATGTGCTGGTCCATAAGTTCATTTGTCGCGGCACTGTCGAAGAAAAGATCGATGAGCTAATCGAAGCCAAGCTTGGGCTATCAAATGATATCCTTGCGGGCAGTGGTGAGATGTTGCTGACCGAAATGAATAATGAGGCATTACTGAAGCTTGTGTCGCTTGATATTAGCAGCGCCATTGAGGATAAATAA
- a CDS encoding DUF6880 family protein, producing the protein MPSSKTITVDNLITLGAERLAAMMYSLSQYDTHIEHRLCLALAEQTRVETVVAEVKESLASLKHAYAFIDRKRVHALTHEVDLQHETIVERIAPKRPDLALELLWLFLELAPSVYECGDDSNDILSATFHQALRELGDIAQRANAAPIALANQIFTAITADDYGQYVGITDILFPALGQQGVAHLKAKINAALALHPKRQDNQFDYQKRVFVDALKDLADQEKNADA; encoded by the coding sequence ATGCCCTCATCCAAAACCATAACTGTCGATAATCTAATCACGCTTGGCGCTGAAAGACTTGCAGCTATGATGTACTCTCTATCGCAATACGATACACACATAGAGCACAGGCTATGCCTTGCCTTGGCTGAGCAAACTAGAGTCGAAACAGTCGTCGCCGAAGTGAAAGAAAGTCTAGCCTCATTGAAACATGCGTATGCTTTTATCGATCGCAAAAGAGTTCATGCATTAACCCACGAGGTCGATTTGCAACACGAAACCATTGTGGAACGTATTGCGCCCAAGCGACCTGATCTGGCGCTTGAGTTATTGTGGTTATTTCTGGAGCTTGCTCCCTCAGTTTATGAGTGCGGCGACGACAGCAACGATATCTTAAGCGCGACCTTTCATCAAGCTCTCCGAGAACTTGGCGATATTGCACAGCGCGCAAATGCTGCACCGATTGCGCTAGCCAATCAGATCTTCACTGCCATCACGGCCGATGATTACGGACAATACGTTGGCATCACCGACATACTTTTTCCCGCACTGGGGCAACAGGGGGTTGCGCATCTTAAAGCAAAGATCAATGCTGCGCTCGCGCTCCATCCTAAGCGACAAGATAATCAATTTGATTACCAAAAACGTGTGTTCGTGGACGCGCTAAAAGATTTAGCTGATCAAGAAAAAAATGCCGATGCCTAA
- the mfd gene encoding transcription-repair coupling factor: protein MPENITLASSYTPSLVKTGQRFVFDGASGSSDALALARYFTAHRAQLPLLVVFCAQATDAQRLQHEIAYFAPEARVRLLPDWETLPYDAFSPHQDLVSARLATLHDISAGHCDIVLVPATTALYRMAPPSFMAAYTFKFTQGEPLDIAQLKAQFLLAGYEHVSQVMRPGEYCVRGGLIDLFPMGSALPYRLDLFDNQIDSIRAFDPDTQRSLYPVPEVKLLPGREFPFDEPARTAFRSRWRELFDGDPSRVPLYKDIGVGIPSAGIEYYLPLFFDATATLFDYLPPTAHLAFIGDLDTAIKQFANDTKQRYAFLSHHRERPILEPTRLFISDEDFFILAKPFARLVLTPSPASQPQRNRWAEPLPSLSINRQAGDPVAALRSWLANPSPRVLIVAESAGRRETILQMLNEHALKPTLLDSFDAFTQAEAVRFALTTAPLAVGFALPAENLAIVTETELYGGQARRIGRRRQERASDVDAMVRDLSELKIGEPVVHSQHGIGRYHGLASMDLGEGETEFLHLEYAANSTLYVPVSQLHVISRYSGAQPEQAPLHALGSGQWDKAKRKAAQQIRDTAAELLNLYARRAAREGHVFSLSPNDYERFAQSFGFEETPDQAAAIAAVMADMTSGKPMDRLVCGDVGFGKTEVALRAAFIAVLDGKQVAILAPTTLLAEQHFQTFSDRFADWPVRIAELSRFKSAQEITQAINALNDGTVDIVIGTHKLLSPQINFKQLGLVIIDEEHRFGVRQKEALKTLRAQVDILTLTATPIPRTLGMALEGLRDFSVIATAPQKRLAIKTFVRREDHSTIREAMLRELKRGGQIYFLHNEVETIHQRRLMLEELMPEARIAVAHGQMHERELERVMRDFVAQRANVLLCTTIIETGIDVPSANTILMHRADKFGLAQLHQLRGRVGRSHHQAYAYLLVHDPEALTKQAARRLEAIQQMEELGSGFYLAMHDLEIRGTGEVLGDKQSGEIHEIGFQLYTEMLQDAVNSLKAGKEPDLSAPLAAATDINLHVPALLPADYCGDVQQRLSLYKRLASCATDDQIDAIHEELIDRFGALPAPAQALIETHRLRLVAKALGIVKIDVSESAITLLFGPNPSVNPAAIIALVQKHRHIKLVGQDKLRIETQAQDLSARLTTLRVTLRML from the coding sequence ATGCCTGAAAACATTACGCTTGCTTCCTCTTATACGCCTAGTTTAGTTAAAACGGGGCAACGCTTTGTCTTTGATGGCGCATCCGGTTCATCGGATGCGCTCGCGCTCGCGCGCTATTTCACCGCCCATCGCGCGCAGCTCCCCTTGCTGGTCGTCTTTTGCGCTCAAGCCACCGATGCTCAGCGGCTGCAGCATGAAATCGCTTACTTCGCGCCAGAGGCACGCGTACGTCTTTTGCCGGACTGGGAAACCTTGCCTTATGACGCTTTTTCGCCACATCAAGATTTGGTTTCAGCGCGGCTTGCCACCCTGCATGATATTAGCGCCGGCCATTGCGATATCGTGCTGGTACCAGCCACGACCGCCCTTTACCGCATGGCGCCGCCGTCGTTTATGGCAGCCTATACATTTAAATTTACGCAGGGCGAGCCGCTAGACATTGCGCAACTTAAAGCTCAATTCCTTCTCGCCGGCTATGAACACGTCAGCCAGGTGATGCGGCCGGGTGAATATTGTGTGCGCGGCGGGCTGATTGATCTCTTTCCAATGGGCTCCGCCTTACCTTACCGGCTTGATTTATTTGATAATCAGATTGATTCAATCCGCGCATTTGACCCCGATACACAACGCAGCCTTTATCCAGTGCCTGAGGTTAAGCTCTTGCCGGGCCGCGAGTTTCCATTTGATGAACCTGCCCGCACAGCCTTTCGCAGCCGCTGGCGCGAGCTCTTTGATGGTGATCCAAGCCGGGTTCCACTGTATAAAGATATTGGGGTTGGCATACCCAGCGCAGGCATCGAATATTATTTACCGCTTTTTTTTGACGCAACGGCCACGCTTTTTGATTATCTACCGCCAACTGCTCATCTAGCCTTTATCGGCGATCTAGATACAGCCATCAAGCAATTCGCCAACGATACCAAACAGCGCTACGCGTTTTTATCTCATCATAGAGAAAGGCCCATTCTCGAACCTACGCGCCTTTTTATTTCAGATGAAGATTTTTTTATCCTAGCTAAACCTTTTGCTCGTCTGGTTCTAACGCCATCGCCTGCAAGCCAGCCGCAACGCAATCGTTGGGCTGAACCCCTGCCAAGTCTCTCGATCAATCGTCAGGCCGGTGACCCGGTCGCTGCGCTGCGTAGCTGGTTAGCCAACCCATCCCCACGTGTATTAATCGTCGCCGAATCTGCTGGACGGCGGGAAACCATCCTGCAAATGTTGAACGAGCATGCGCTCAAACCCACACTGCTGGATTCCTTTGATGCTTTTACCCAGGCTGAAGCGGTACGCTTTGCGCTCACGACCGCCCCGCTTGCGGTTGGCTTTGCATTACCCGCTGAAAATCTCGCCATCGTCACCGAGACTGAACTTTACGGCGGACAGGCGCGCCGCATCGGACGCCGCCGGCAAGAGCGAGCGAGCGATGTCGATGCCATGGTGCGCGATTTGTCCGAACTTAAAATTGGTGAGCCTGTCGTGCATAGCCAACATGGGATTGGACGTTATCATGGGCTAGCGTCAATGGATTTAGGCGAGGGTGAAACTGAATTTCTGCACCTTGAATATGCAGCCAATAGCACGCTTTATGTACCCGTTTCACAATTACATGTGATTTCGCGCTATAGCGGCGCTCAACCAGAACAGGCGCCACTGCATGCGCTCGGCTCCGGCCAGTGGGACAAAGCAAAACGCAAAGCTGCACAGCAAATCCGTGACACCGCAGCCGAATTACTGAATTTATACGCGCGCCGCGCCGCGCGTGAAGGGCATGTTTTTTCTCTCTCGCCAAATGACTATGAACGCTTTGCGCAAAGTTTCGGTTTTGAAGAAACGCCAGATCAAGCGGCCGCCATCGCGGCTGTGATGGCCGATATGACCAGCGGCAAACCTATGGACCGGCTGGTCTGCGGCGACGTTGGTTTTGGCAAAACAGAAGTCGCATTACGCGCCGCCTTTATCGCGGTGCTGGACGGCAAACAAGTCGCGATACTCGCACCTACAACCCTGCTTGCCGAGCAGCATTTCCAGACTTTTTCCGATCGCTTCGCTGATTGGCCAGTGCGGATTGCCGAGCTATCACGCTTTAAAAGCGCGCAAGAAATTACTCAAGCCATCAACGCGCTCAATGATGGCACCGTCGACATTGTGATTGGCACGCACAAATTACTCTCGCCGCAAATCAATTTCAAACAACTTGGGCTCGTGATCATCGATGAAGAACATCGCTTTGGTGTACGCCAAAAAGAAGCCCTCAAAACTTTACGCGCGCAAGTCGACATACTAACGCTCACCGCGACCCCAATCCCCCGCACGCTAGGCATGGCGCTCGAGGGCTTACGCGATTTTTCCGTGATTGCCACCGCCCCTCAAAAGCGACTTGCGATTAAAACTTTTGTGCGGCGCGAAGACCACAGCACGATCCGAGAAGCAATGCTGCGCGAGCTTAAACGCGGCGGCCAAATCTATTTTCTGCATAATGAAGTTGAAACCATCCATCAACGCCGCTTAATGCTCGAAGAACTCATGCCTGAAGCTCGCATCGCCGTGGCGCATGGGCAAATGCATGAACGTGAGCTAGAGCGCGTCATGCGTGACTTTGTTGCGCAGCGTGCCAATGTGCTGCTATGCACTACCATCATCGAAACCGGAATTGACGTACCCAGCGCCAATACCATTTTGATGCACCGCGCCGATAAATTTGGCTTAGCTCAATTACACCAATTACGAGGCCGAGTGGGCCGTTCGCACCATCAAGCCTATGCTTATTTATTGGTGCATGATCCAGAAGCGCTAACTAAACAGGCGGCGCGCCGGCTTGAAGCAATTCAACAAATGGAAGAATTAGGCTCAGGCTTTTATCTTGCCATGCATGACCTTGAAATCCGCGGCACCGGCGAAGTGCTGGGTGACAAACAGTCGGGAGAGATCCATGAAATTGGTTTTCAGCTTTATACTGAAATGCTGCAGGATGCAGTGAATTCACTTAAAGCAGGCAAAGAGCCTGACCTAAGTGCGCCGCTTGCGGCTGCAACCGATATCAACCTACATGTTCCAGCACTTTTGCCAGCAGATTACTGCGGCGATGTGCAACAACGGCTGTCCTTATACAAACGACTGGCAAGCTGCGCTACTGATGATCAGATTGATGCGATCCACGAAGAGTTGATCGACCGCTTTGGTGCACTTCCAGCGCCAGCCCAGGCGCTGATTGAAACACACCGGCTACGGCTAGTGGCGAAAGCGCTTGGCATTGTAAAAATCGACGTGTCAGAAAGCGCAATCACCCTGCTTTTTGGCCCCAATCCCTCTGTCAATCCAGCCGCTATCATTGCGCTAGTGCAAAAGCACCGTCACATCAAACTGGTTGGGCAAGACAAGCTGCGGATTGAAACCCAGGCGCAGGACCTATCAGCGCGGCTGACGACGCTTAGAGTGACATTACGTATGTTGTAA
- the ispD gene encoding 2-C-methyl-D-erythritol 4-phosphate cytidylyltransferase, giving the protein MEPKVAVRERLFVVIPCAGMGKRAGSQLPKQYRIVAGRHLLYHTLAAFDACSELTQTLVVLARDDAHFDSRHFSGLRFAVRRCGGKSRQESVLNGLNALAEFGARADDWVLVHDAARAGIQPELIRLLIRAVRDDPVGGIMALPLADTLKRQAPALDAVAVPSAPLIMHTEARADLWLAQTPQMFRVGMLREALLRAQQEGHILTDEASAFERLGYAPKLVHGSLRNFKVTYPDDFEVIEAMLSHQKSSQKGDSS; this is encoded by the coding sequence TTGGAGCCTAAAGTGGCGGTAAGGGAACGTCTTTTTGTAGTGATCCCTTGTGCTGGCATGGGGAAACGAGCCGGCTCTCAATTGCCAAAGCAGTATCGGATAGTGGCTGGCCGCCATTTGCTGTATCACACGCTCGCGGCTTTTGACGCCTGTTCTGAGTTAACGCAGACACTTGTCGTATTGGCGCGTGATGATGCGCACTTTGACTCCCGTCATTTTAGCGGTTTGCGTTTTGCGGTGCGCCGTTGTGGTGGCAAGAGTCGCCAAGAATCGGTGTTAAACGGCTTGAATGCGTTGGCAGAATTCGGTGCGCGCGCAGATGATTGGGTCTTAGTGCACGATGCCGCGCGGGCGGGCATCCAGCCGGAGTTGATCCGTTTGCTGATTCGTGCCGTGCGTGATGACCCAGTAGGAGGCATCATGGCCTTGCCCCTGGCGGATACTTTAAAACGCCAGGCGCCAGCGCTTGACGCTGTGGCCGTGCCGTCAGCACCTTTGATTATGCACACGGAAGCGCGCGCAGATTTATGGCTAGCCCAGACACCGCAAATGTTTAGAGTCGGGATGCTACGCGAAGCATTGCTGCGGGCGCAGCAAGAAGGGCATATACTAACTGATGAGGCAAGCGCTTTTGAACGGCTAGGGTATGCGCCTAAACTCGTGCACGGCAGCCTGCGTAATTTTAAAGTCACTTATCCAGATGATTTCGAGGTCATCGAAGCCATGCTCAGTCATCAAAAGAGCTCACAAAAAGGGGATTCATCATGA
- the ispF gene encoding 2-C-methyl-D-erythritol 2,4-cyclodiphosphate synthase, translating into MKFRIGQGYDIHELAPERPLIIGGVHVPCERGLLGHSDADVLLHAVIDALLGAAALGDIGRHFPDTDPQFAGADSRMLLRETLSRVRAAGYTVGNVDSTVIAQAPRLAPHIAGMCANLAADLEVPLECVNVKAKTNEKLGFLGRSEGICAQAVVLLSQT; encoded by the coding sequence ATGAAATTTCGTATTGGACAAGGCTATGATATTCACGAATTAGCGCCAGAGCGGCCGCTGATCATTGGTGGTGTGCACGTACCCTGCGAGCGTGGCTTGCTTGGCCATTCGGATGCTGATGTACTGCTCCATGCGGTGATTGATGCGCTATTAGGCGCGGCGGCGCTGGGCGATATTGGGCGGCATTTCCCCGATACTGATCCGCAATTTGCGGGCGCTGATAGCCGCATGTTACTGCGCGAGACGCTCAGTCGAGTGCGGGCAGCGGGCTATACCGTGGGGAATGTAGATAGTACTGTGATTGCGCAAGCTCCTAGGCTAGCGCCTCATATTGCTGGGATGTGCGCCAATCTTGCGGCGGATCTGGAGGTGCCGCTTGAGTGTGTGAATGTCAAAGCAAAAACCAACGAAAAACTGGGCTTTCTGGGGCGTAGCGAAGGTATTTGCGCGCAAGCAGTGGTATTGCTCAGCCAGACTTGA